A DNA window from Pseudomonas sp. GD03919 contains the following coding sequences:
- a CDS encoding DNA-3-methyladenine glycosylase, which yields MPATPPSNLPWPGARPLPDSFFDRDAQLLARELLGKVIRHRVAGLWLSARIIETEAYYLVDKGSHASLGYTEKRKALFADGGHIYMYYARGGDSLNFSARGAGNAVLIKSGHPWLDAVSGAEALAAMQRNNPDTQGRPRAPERLCAGQTLLCKALGLKVPDWDARRFDLQRLFVEDVGQQPQSIIQCARLGIPKGRDEHLPYRFVDAQYARHCTRNPLRRGQVEGRDYQNHALEPSPS from the coding sequence ATGCCCGCCACACCGCCCTCAAACCTGCCCTGGCCCGGCGCCAGGCCATTGCCGGATAGCTTCTTCGACCGCGACGCTCAGCTGCTCGCCCGTGAGCTGCTCGGCAAGGTGATTCGCCATCGCGTCGCCGGGCTATGGCTGAGCGCCCGGATCATCGAGACCGAGGCCTACTACCTGGTCGACAAGGGCAGCCACGCCTCGCTCGGCTACACCGAGAAACGCAAGGCACTGTTCGCCGACGGCGGGCACATCTATATGTATTACGCGCGCGGTGGCGACTCGCTGAACTTCAGCGCCCGGGGCGCGGGCAATGCCGTACTGATCAAATCCGGCCATCCGTGGCTGGATGCGGTCAGCGGTGCCGAGGCACTCGCGGCCATGCAACGCAACAACCCGGACACCCAGGGCCGGCCCCGCGCCCCCGAACGACTGTGTGCCGGGCAAACCCTGCTATGCAAGGCGCTGGGCCTGAAAGTGCCGGACTGGGATGCACGCCGCTTCGACCTGCAACGACTGTTCGTCGAGGACGTTGGCCAGCAGCCGCAGTCGATCATCCAGTGCGCGCGCCTGGGCATCCCCAAGGGCCGCGACGAACATCTGCCCTACCGTTTCGTCGACGCGCAGTACGCACGCCACTGCACGCGCAACCCGCTGCGTCGTGGGCAGGTCGAAGGACGTGACTATCAAAACCATGCGCTGGAGCCCAGCCCATCATGA